The following proteins come from a genomic window of Alnus glutinosa chromosome 10, dhAlnGlut1.1, whole genome shotgun sequence:
- the LOC133878942 gene encoding uncharacterized protein LOC133878942, translated as MNHILELDSLLYDSSSDDELEIISTLAIVKGRLDGEGGSRSRHDSARRRNTIWRDSLQGEENLFRDYFAESPVFPPKKFRRRFRMRRDLFMRIHDAIISHDRYFVQRRNAAKKLGHSSLQKMTTAIRMLAYGVTADFMDEYLLNGERTAMDSFIRFVKAVVSVFSAEYLRSPNPEDIARLLAIGESRGFPRMLGSIDCMHWKWKNCPNAWRGMYSGHIREPTIILEAVASNDLWIWHAFFGLPGSHNDINVLERSNVFANLAEGRAPPVNYSVNGHDYTMGYYLSDGIYPSWATFVKTIHAPQGNKRKNFAAAQESARKDVERAFGVLQARFAIVRGRTRLYEPELLKDIMMACIILHNMIVEDGRDLYIGADEFNYEQINDIPLEPPSHECTDEIVEFMQNRHRIRDQETHSQLQLDLIEHLWQIHSQS; from the coding sequence ATGAATCATATTCTCGAACTCGATAGCCTTCTATATGATTCTTCTTCTGATGATGAGTTGGAAATAATTTCAACTTTAGCTATCGTAAAAGGACGATTGGATGGCGAAGGAGGATCAAGGTCACGGCATGATTCTGCACGACGCCGCAATACCATTTGGCGTGATTCTTTGCAAGGTGAAGAAAACCTATTCCGCGATTATTTTGCAGAATCGCCAGtttttcctcccaaaaaattTCGAAGGAGGTTTCGTATGCGTCGTGACCTTTTTATGCGCATTCATGATGCAATAATATCTCATGACAGATATTTTGTCCAACGAAGAAATGCTGCTAAAAAGCTCGGACATTCATCTCTACAGAAGATGACTACTGCAATTAGGATGCTCGCTTATGGAGTAACAGCAGATTTTATGGATGAATACTTACTGAATGGAGAAAGGACCGCAATGGATAGCTTTATACGGTTTGTTAAAGCGGTAGTTTCAGTTTTTTCTGCCGAGTACTTAAGGTCGCCAAACCCAGAAGACATTGCTAGATTGCTAGCAATTGGCGAAAGCCGTGGATTTCCCAGAATGTTGGGAAGCATCGATTGCATGCATTGGAAGTGGAAGAATTGTCCAAATGCTTGGAGAGGTATGTATTCTGGCCATATTCGTGAACCTACAATTATTTTGGAAGCCGTGGCGTCCAATGATCTTTGGATATGGCATGCATTTTTTGGATTACCAGGGTCTCATAATGATATTAATGTATTAGAACGGTCTAATGTATTTGCCAATCTAGCTGAAGGGCGTGCTCCTCCAGTCAACTACTCAGTCAATGGTCATGATTATACAATGGGATACTATCTTTCCGATGGTATATATCCTTCGTGGGCAACATTCGTAAAGACAATTCATGCTCCAcaaggaaataagagaaaaaattttGCTGCAGCTCAAGAGTCAGCAAGAAAGGATGTGGAGCGAGCATTTGGAGTGCTTCAAGCACGATTTGCAATTGTACGTGGACGGACACGATTATACGAACCTGAACTTCTTAAAGATATTATGATGGCGTGCATAATATTGCATAACATGATCGTTGAGGATGGACGAGATTTATATATTGGAGCAGATGAATTCAATTACGAGCAAATCAATGATATTCCACTCGAACCACCGTCACACGAATGTACAGATGAAATTGTTGAGTTTATGCAAAATCGTCATCGTATTAGAGACCAAGAAACACATTCTCAACTCCAGTTAGATCTCATCGAGCATTTATGGCAAATACATAGCCAATCGTAA
- the LOC133880246 gene encoding probable pectinesterase/pectinesterase inhibitor 25 — protein MPKPAFSFVLFLFLALFASAQSSPSAACKSTLYPKLCRSILSTIRSSPSDPYRYGKFSVKQSHKQARRMSSAIDSYLSQKRRSSMGHAEVGALDDCRHLSQLNVEYLESISAGLKSAKSLNNEVGEQVHTLLSAIVTNQQTCYDGLEDSESSIASALFEPLNNVTQLYSVSLGLVTHALDQNLKRNQRRKRPEGGFPAMVHPVRERLESLIKDLRKTTCKKSTYCPKKKERILSALGESNGILIKDIVTVGLYGTDNFTSISDAVAFAPNNLKPEDGYFVIYATEGYYEEYVDVPTYKTNIMLLGDGINRTIITGNHSVIDGWNTFTSSTFAISGDRFIAVDVTFRNTAGPEKYQAVALRNIADLSTFYRCSFEGYQDTLYVHSKRQFYRECEIHGTVDFIFGNAAAVFQSCNLFARKPMAGQKNVFTAQGRSDPNQNTGISIHNCTIEAAPDLAMDMSSTLNYLGRPWKNHSRTVYMQSYIGSLIHPVGWLEWDGTFGLDTLYYGEFENRGPGADTRMRVNWPGYTLMNASQALNFTVFNFTIGDTWLPYTDIPFSAGLL, from the exons ATGCCAAAGCCAGCCTTCTCTTTcgttctcttccttttcttagcTCTGTTTGCCTCAGCCCAGTCGTCACCTTCCGCTGCGTGCAAGTCTACCCTCTATCCGAAGCTCTGCCGTTCAATCCTCTCCACCATCCGCTCCTCCCCGTCTGATCCCTACCGCTACGGCAAGTTCTCTGTGAAGCAATCCCACAAGCAAGCACGCAGAATGTCGAGCGCGATCGACAGCTACCTCAGCCAAAAGCGACGGTCGTCAATGGGCCACGCCGAGGTTGGTGCGCTGGACGATTGCCGCCACCTGTCCCAGCTCAACGTGGAGTACTTGGAGTCCATCTCGGCGGGGCTGAAGTCGGCCAAGTCGCTCAACAACGAGGTGGGGGAGCAAGTTCATACGCTGCTGAGCGCGATAGTGACGAACCAGCAGACGTGCTACGACGGGCTCGAGGATTCCGAGAGCAGCATTGCGAGCGCGTTGTTTGAGCCGCTGAACAACGTGACTCAGCTGTATAGCGTGTCGCTTGGGTTGGTGACACATGCGTTGGATCAGAATCTGAAACGAAACCAACGGAGAAAGAGGCCTGAAGGTGGATTTCCGGCGATGGTGCACCCGGTCCGTGAACGGCTTGAAAGTCTCATCAAG GATCTACGGAAAACCACTTGCAAAAAATCAACATATTGCCCCAAGAAAAAGGAACGGATTCTGAGTGCTTTGGGAGAAAGCAATGGCATTCTTATTAAGGATATTGTGACTGTCGGCTTATATGGCACCGATAACTTCACGTCCATCTCCGACGCCGTCGCATTTGCTCCCAATAATTTAAAGCCCGAAGATGGATATTTTGTGATCTACGCCACAGAAGGATATTACGAGGAGTATGTGGACGTGCCGACCTATAAGACGAATATAATGTTGCTTGGAGATGGGATCAACCGGACTATCATCACAGGAAACCATAGTGTAATTGATGGCTGGAATACTTTTACTTCTTCAACCTTTG CTATTTCTGGAGACCGATTTATAGCAGTAGATGTAACGTTCAGGAACACGGCTGGTCCTGAGAAGTACCAAGCAGTAGCTCTAAGGAACATTGCTGACCTCTCCACGTTCTACCGTTGCAGTTTTGAAGGCTACCAGGACACTCTTTATGTTCACTCTAAAAGACAATTCTACAGAGAATGTGAAATTCATGGAACTGTAGATTTCATTTTTGGAAATGCTGCTGCTGTCTTCCAGAGCTGCAATCTATTTGCCAGGAAGCCAATGGCCGGTCAAAAGAATGTCTTCACAGCCCAAGGCCGGTCGGACCCAAATCAAAACACCG GCATATCAATCCACAACTGCACAATTGAAGCTGCACCAGACTTGGCAATGGATATGAGCTCAACCTTAAATTATCTGGGGAGACCATGGAAGAATCACTCAAGGACCGTGTACATGCAATCGTATATTGGCAGTTTGATCCATCCCGTCGGATGGTTGGAATGGGATGGAACCTTTGGATTAGACACACTCTATTATGGGGAGTTTGAGAATCGTGGGCCAGGGGCAGATACGAGAATGAGAGTAAATTGGCCTGGTTATACTTTGATGAATGCTTCACAGGCTTTGAATTTTactgtttttaattttacaatAGGGGATACTTGGTTGCCTTATACTGATATACCCTTCTCTGCAGGACTTCTATAA
- the LOC133879935 gene encoding probable pectinesterase/pectinesterase inhibitor 25, translated as MPNQAFSFILFLFLALFTSAQSTPSAACKSTLYSKLCRSILSTIRSSPSDPYRYGKFSVKQCLKQARRMSSAIDSYLSQKRRSSMGHAEVGALDDCRQLSQFNVEYLESISAELKSAESLNDEAVEQVQTLLSAIVTNQLTCYDGLEDSVSSIASALSEPRNNVTQLYSMSLGLVTHALDRNLKRNKRKKGSEGGFPGMVHPVRERLESLIKVLRKTTCKKSTDCPMKKERILSALGESNGILINETVTVGLFGSDNFTSISDAVAFAPNNSKPEDGYFVIYATEGYYEEYVEVPNYKKNIMLLGDGINRTVITGNHSVIDGWTTFNSSTFAVSGDQFIAVDVTFRNTAGPKKHQAVALRNNADLSTFYRCSFEGYQDILYVHSLRQFYRECEIHGTVDFIFGNAAAVFQSCNLFARKPMANQKIAFTAQGRSDPNQNTGISIHNCTIEAAPDLAMEINSTLNYLGRPWKNYSRTVYMQSYIGSLIHPVGWLEWNGTFGLDTLYYGEFENHGLGADTRMRVNWPGYTLMNASQALNFTVSNFTMGDTWLPYTDIPFSTGLL; from the exons ATGCCAAACCAAGCCTTCTCCTtcattctcttccttttcttagcTCTGTTTACCTCAGCCCAGTCGACACCTTCCGCTGCGTGCAAGTCTACCCTCTACTCGAAGCTCTGCCGTTCAATCCTCTCCACCATCCGCTCCTCCCCGTCTGATCCCTACCGCTACGGCAAGTTCTCTGTGAAGCAATGCCTCAAGCAAGCACGCAGAATGTCGAGCGCGATCGACAGCTACCTCAGCCAAAAGCGACGGTCGTCAATGGGCCACGCCGAGGTTGGTGCACTGGACGATTGCCGCCAGCTGTCCCAGTTCAACGTGGAGTACTTGGAGTCCATCTCGGCGGAGCTGAAGTCAGCTGAGTCGCTGAACGACGAGGCGGTGGAGCAAGTCCAGACGCTGCTAAGCGCGATAGTGACGAACCAGCTAACGTGCTACGACGGGCTTGAGGATTCCGTGAGCAGCATTGCGAGCGCGTTGTCTGAGCCGCGGAACAACGTAACTCAGCTGTATAGCATGTCGCTTGGGTTGGTGACACATGCGTTAGATCGGAATCTGAAACGAAACAAACGGAAGAAGGGGTCTGAAGGTGGATTTCCGGGGATGGTGCACCCGGTCCGTGAACGCCTTGAAAGTCTCATCAAG GTTCTACGGAAAACCACTTGCAAAAAATCAACGGATTGCCCCATGAAAAAGGAACGGATTCTGAGTGCTTTGGGAGAAAGCAATGGCATTCTTATTAATGAGACTGTGACTGTCGGCTTATTTGGCTCCGACAACTTCACGTCCATCTCCGACGCCGTCGCATTTGCTCCCAATAATTCAAAGCCCGAAGATGGATATTTTGTGATCTACGCCACAGAAGGATATTACGAGGAGTATGTGGAGGTGCCGAACTATAAGAAGAATATAATGTTGCTTGGAGATGGGATCAACCGGACTGTCATCACAGGAAACCATAGTGTAATTGATGGCTGGACTACTTTTAATTCTTCAACCTTTG CTGTTTCTGGAGACCAATTTATAGCAGTAGATGTAACGTTCAGGAACACGGCTGGTCCCAAAAAGCACCAAGCAGTAGCTCTAAGGAACAATGCTGACCTCTCCACGTTCTACCGTTGCAGTTTTGAAGGCTACCAAGACATTCTTTATGTTCACTCTCTCAGACAATTCTACAGAGAATGTGAAATTCATGGAACTGTAGATTTCATTTTTGGAAATGCTGCTGCTGTCTTCCAGAGTTGCAATCTATTTGCTCGGAAGCCAATGGCTAATCAAAAGATTGCCTTCACAGCCCAAGGCCGGTCGGACCCAAATCAAAACACCG GTATATCAATCCACAACTGCACAATTGAAGCTGCACCAGACTTGGCAATGGAGATCAATTCAACCTTAAATTATCTGGGGAGACCATGGAAGAATTACTCAAGGACTGTGTACATGCAATCATATATTGGCAGTTTGATCCATCCCGTCGGATGGTTGGAATGGAATGGAACCTTTGGATTAGACACACTCTATTATGGGGAGTTTGAGAATCATGGGCTCGGGGCAGATACGAGAATGAGAGTAAATTGGCCTGGTTATACTTTGATGAATGCTTCACAGGCTTTGAATTTTACAGTTTCCAATTTCACAATGGGGGATACTTGGTTGCCTTATACTGATATACCATTCTCTACAGGACTTCTATAA